The genomic stretch ATCAACGATGACACGCTGGAAATGATCCAGGACCAGTTCGCAAAGTTCTCGAACGACAAGGTCATCCCGCTCGCCCCCGAGGTCCACGACCAGGACAAGCTCATCCCCATCGAGATCATCAACGAGATGGCCGAGCTGGGCGTGTTCGGCCTGACCATCCCCGAGGAATACGGGGGGTCGGGTCTTGGCAAGATGGCCATGTGCGTTGTGACCGAGGAACTCTCGCGCGGCTACATCGGCGTGGGTTCGCTGGGAACCCGCACGGAGATCGCCGGCGAGCTCATTCGCCTTGGCGGCACCGAGGACCAGAAGAAGGAATTCCTGCCCAAGCTTGCGGGTGGTGAAGTCCTGCCGACGGCCGTCTTTACCGAGCCCGACAACGGCTCGGACCTCGCCACACTCAAGACCAAGGCCGTCAAGGACGGGGACAACTACATCATCAACGGCCAGAAGACCTGGATCACCCACGCAGCCCGCGCGGACCTGATGACGCTGCTGGCGCGTACCAATCCCGATGATTCGGGCTACAGCGGCCTGTCCATGTTCCTGGCGACCAAGACCCGTGGGACCGAGGACAACCCCTTTCCCGACGAGGGCATCGAGGGCGACGAGATTCCGGTCATCGGTTACCGCGGCATGAAGGAATACGCGCTGGGCTTCGAGGACTTCAAGGTCCCGGCCGGCAACCTGCTCGGCGGTGAAGAGGGACGGGGCTTCAAGCAGCTCATGACCACCTTCGAATCGGCGCGCATCCAGACCGCCGCCCGCGCGGTGGGCGTCGCGCAGGCCGCCTTCGACATGGCCTACCAGTACGCCACCGAGCGCGTGCAGTTCGGCAAGCCGCTCATCGAGTTCCCGCGCGTTTGGTACAAGCTCGCCAACATGGCGATCGGCATCATGGCGAGCCGCCAGATCACCTACTTCTCGGCGCGCCAGAAGGACTCCGACAAGCGCTGCGACCTCGAAGCCGGCATGGCCAAGCTGCTGGCCGCCAAGGTCGCCTGGGAGAGCGCCGACATGGGCGTGCAGATCCACGGCGGCAACGGTTTTGCCACCGAGTATCCGATCAGCCGCGTGCTGGCCGATTCGCGCATCCTCTCGATCTTCGAAGGTGCATCCGAGATCCAGGCCCAGGTGATCGCGCGCCGCGTGCTCAGCGACTAATCGGCAAAGCGCAACAAAACAGTAAGGACGAAGTCATGGCGAAGAAGACCAACCCGGGCAACTACCTCGAAGACTTCGAGATTGGCTCGACCCTCGAGCACGCCATTCCGCGCACGGTGACCGAGGGCGATCAGTCGCTCTACATCTCACTCTACGGCGACCGCTTTCCGCTGCACTGCTCGGCCGAGTATGCGCGCAGCCTGGGCTACGAGCGCGAGACCATCAACGATCTGCTGACCTTCCACGTTGTCTTTGGAAAGTCCGTGCCCGATGTTTCCCTGAACGCCGTGGCGAACCTGGGTTACGCCGCCGTGCGTTTTCTGGCGCCGGTCTATCCGGGCGATACGCTGCGCACCGTCTCGAAGGTGCTGGGCAAGAAGGAAAACACCAGCGGCAAGAACGGCATCGTGTGGGTGCAAACGACCGGCACGAACCAGCGCGGCGATACCGTGCTGGACTTCTACCGCTGGGTGATGGTGAACAAGCGCGATCCCGGAACCCCGATGCCCGGTGAGGCCGTCGTTCCCGAGATGCCCAAAGAGGTAAAGCCCGAAGAGCTGCAGGTGCACCCGTGCCTCAAGCTCGATCAGTACGAGAACTGGCCCAGCGGCGCGCGCGCTTTCTTCGAGGACTACGAGAAGGGCGAGCGCATTGACCACGTCGACGGGATGACCATTGAAGAGGCCGAGCACATGCTGGCCACGCGCCTGTATCAGAACACCGCGAAGGTTCATTTTGACGCCTACGCGGCCAAGGACACGCGCTTTGGCAAGCGGCTGATCTACGGCGGGCACATCATCTCGCTGGCCCGCTCGCTCTCGTTCAACGGCTTTGAAAACGCGCTGGCAATCCTGGCCTGGAACGGCGG from Chrysiogenia bacterium encodes the following:
- a CDS encoding acyl-CoA dehydrogenase family protein encodes the protein INDDTLEMIQDQFAKFSNDKVIPLAPEVHDQDKLIPIEIINEMAELGVFGLTIPEEYGGSGLGKMAMCVVTEELSRGYIGVGSLGTRTEIAGELIRLGGTEDQKKEFLPKLAGGEVLPTAVFTEPDNGSDLATLKTKAVKDGDNYIINGQKTWITHAARADLMTLLARTNPDDSGYSGLSMFLATKTRGTEDNPFPDEGIEGDEIPVIGYRGMKEYALGFEDFKVPAGNLLGGEEGRGFKQLMTTFESARIQTAARAVGVAQAAFDMAYQYATERVQFGKPLIEFPRVWYKLANMAIGIMASRQITYFSARQKDSDKRCDLEAGMAKLLAAKVAWESADMGVQIHGGNGFATEYPISRVLADSRILSIFEGASEIQAQVIARRVLSD
- a CDS encoding MaoC family dehydratase, which encodes MAKKTNPGNYLEDFEIGSTLEHAIPRTVTEGDQSLYISLYGDRFPLHCSAEYARSLGYERETINDLLTFHVVFGKSVPDVSLNAVANLGYAAVRFLAPVYPGDTLRTVSKVLGKKENTSGKNGIVWVQTTGTNQRGDTVLDFYRWVMVNKRDPGTPMPGEAVVPEMPKEVKPEELQVHPCLKLDQYENWPSGARAFFEDYEKGERIDHVDGMTIEEAEHMLATRLYQNTAKVHFDAYAAKDTRFGKRLIYGGHIISLARSLSFNGFENALAILAWNGGAHSNPTFAGDTIYAWSEVLDTAEVPGRSDCGAVRVRLVAVKNADPVKEEVTLKVDKDGKQVYHENVVLDLDYWLLMPRRR